The sequence below is a genomic window from Entelurus aequoreus isolate RoL-2023_Sb linkage group LG15, RoL_Eaeq_v1.1, whole genome shotgun sequence.
taataacaatattgctaatacttggttaatattcagtttatgagatgtaaatggagtattgttggccacCTCCTGCTGGCCAaattttatgagttagaatgcataagaaaaagaaaaaacgtgttcttgtcttacataacgaTTGTGAATGAGAGGCCAAAAtcgccaaataaaaaaaaaaaagtgcagtagtTTTCCTTTAACACTCACATTCCTATCTATGGCCAATGCACAGTCTGCAATTAGTCTGACATgcaggttttttttaacatgcggaAGCCCGACTAGAACCCGGAGAAAACCCACTGCCACACATGTTCCAACACAGATTCCATTTCCTGCTCACCTCAGATTGTGTTGACTCAAGTGTATAGCAACTAAAATTAGGGTTGGACATTATGGCATGAAAAATAATGAACATTCTTTTTTTTGAGAAAACAAGCACACATGACAGAAATAATTCAGAACAAGGTTAGCTTTTTTCTTTGCCAAAAACTACTAAAATAAcgttatactgtatattgtagttTGGGGTTCCAAAGATAGAATAAAGCTTCAATTTATGTTCACTTGTTTCGATTAATTGTTTGTGTAACTAATAAAAAGTGAAAAAATCCAGACAGTATAGAGTGCCTGGAACTGAATACGCGCAACATAGTTTCCTCACAGCTGCTGCAATTGTGCGCACATGAGAACGGTGGTGTGTGGCGGCGAAGAGCGGACagcttttattttataaatattgcAATTACTTTTTTGTTGATGTGCATTTCTAAGAAAAAAGAATGACGTTTATGGAAAGCAGAAACATCTTTATCTATTTTCTCTCAAATACGCTTTAGGGCTATTACTCCAttaactaatcgatagattactctattgcaaaaataataaataggCCAAGTTGTTAACATAGTGTCATCAATTTTAGATTTGTTCCCTTACTTTTCGATAGAGAAAATATGCACAAATGACAGTGATAATTCAAAacaaattttgcttttatttttatcAAAAGCTTACCAAAGTAACCCCAGTTTTCTTCATGGAAATAAAGTGCCAGTTGTTCTTTTGTTTTAAAAAGtttgtgtctatctgtgttggccctgcattgaggtggcgatttgtgcagcatgtaccccgccttccgcccgagtgcagctgggataggctccagccacctctgcgaccccgagagggacaagcggtagaaaatgggtggatggatagttTGAAAAGAGGAAGTCTTCTTTACATTCACATTGAAAGCTGCaccatcatttttttctttttgcaggaaTTTTCTGGGAGTTTAAGGGGAAAAAAagtacaacattttttatttcataaatCGTCCACAACATAAAAACTTGAATTTCGATATATCGCACAGGCCTACAAAAAATCAATGAGTTTTGCCTTCTACAAAACAAAATAAGtgtcgttttctttatttttctctggCTTCCTAGCTCAGTTTCTTTTTGTCTGTGCTTGAGAAGCAActcatttaatatattttgttcAATATCTTCTCTCAAACCTTTCTTCTGCTGCTGTAATTTGAGTACAATGTGCTGACACGACAAGTTCATGTATAGGGCTAGCAGTTTTTTAGTCTTTAAAGCCTTGGATTGGGGGTTGTAAATTGTGACAGGAATTGGAGCCATGTGCAGTCATTTCACTGAGCCCTGTAAAGATGCTCTTGACTCTGCCAAAGTGACGCCAGCGCCATTCCTCCTTTTTCATacaagtatattaaaaaaaacatcaaaatagaAAAAACTGAACTGTAAATCGATCCCAACTGGACTGTTAaagttgtcttagaagacgtttcgcttaCAGACGTTGAAATACAACAAAGTGAGGCCTCAGCTCACAGTGATGTCATGGTTGTACAATTTGTAATAaacttatctgtgttggccctgcgatgaagtggcgacttgtccagggtataccccgccttccgcccgattgtagctgagaggcttcagcgccccccgcgaccccgaagggaataagcagtagaaaatgaatggatggattagaGAAGCATGACAAACTGTCCAACATTTGAAGACATGGAAACAAAGTATTTACATAAAAAGATACTCATAATCCAGCATAGATAAAAAAAGTTGCAGGCAAGGCATTTGCTTTAAAACAAAAAAGCACAACTTATTGCGTAATTTAAGTTTTAGTTTCTTCACAagtttttgtgtgtgtggttTAAAAGTTAGGGAGTCATCAGTTAGTACACTACAGCATTAATATACATGTACCACCTTTATGACATTCCTTCCTAGACACTGCTGATATAGTCTTAGTCTTGTCAGCATGAAGAACTAGCTTTAATTTCGGTAGTGAAAGGTGGACCCTGTCAAAAACTTTATGCTGGGACTCAATAGTGTGTGCAAAAGATTATCCATAGCAGTAAAAAAAAGAATTGTCATCTGCATAGAAATGCATATTAGAGTCAGACACATTTGGACCCAAATCATTAATGCACAAAATGGATAAGAGGGGCCCCAAAACAGAGCCCTGTGGCACCCCCTTGTGGatagattcacatccaaattgcaaTTTTATTAATTCTAATTCTAAATAGTTTGTAACCTGTTTTTGAAAAAGTTTTTCTTATAATTTATATACAAAAAAACATATTACGAGAATCGAGTTGAATCAAGAATCTTTTCTGAACCGAATGGTATCGTGTTGCCCCCAAAAATTCCCACTCTAGAGCAAACTTTCTTGTTTAATAGAATGacttggatgaatgagaatattgCCAGGGATGCttataaacaattaaaaatgCACTTTTGCTAGCCCGCATTGTGTCATGTTGCCAATCTAAAGGTGTAACACAATTAATCTGGGTAAACTTCTTAACATGAGCGATCAAAAGCGGTAAAAGCAAGTCTGATGTCGTTTTTGTAGTTTTAAGGAACGGCATGGCTTGGATGGTAAAGCAGGTTCCAGGTTTCCAGGTTCcaagttcgatcccagcttccgccatccttgtcatctccgttgtgttcttgggcaaaacactttccttgctcctgatgggtggttagggccttgcatggcagctcctcccatcagtgtgtgaatgtgtgtgtaatgggtgaatgtggaaatagtgtcaaagtgcttttagtaccttgaaggtagaaaagcactatacaagtataacccatttaccatttattaatGTATCTTCTTTCGGCTCTCTAAAAATATGCCTGACAGATTGTTTACACAATGCTCCCTTTATTTTATTTGTCACATTTATTTTCCTGTCTTTTACAGTCACCATCCCCAGTATAGGAGAGAAGGGTAAGCTTGTGTGTtgcttttaaatgtgttttgctgTGTTGCCGCAGCAAAATATGCTGACATTTGAGTTTTTCCTCTAATGCTGATATGAATGTTTTTCCAGTTGTATACCTCATCTTCTTCCACCTCTCTTTCGTCCTGTTTGTGTGGTCTTATTGGAAGACCATCTTCTCAAAGCCCGCCAACCCTTCCAAAGAGGTAATCCAGAGGGATTCTTCTGGGGTTTTCAGGCCAATTCCCTAAAGTCTACAAATTGCTGTTTGTTTTCAAGTTCTGCCTCCCCAAGAATGAAAAGGAGCGCTACGAGAAGGAGGAGCGGCCAGAATCCCAGCAAGAGATTCTGTGGCGAGCCGCCACTATCCTGCCACTTTATACCCGCACTGGAGCAGGAGGTGCGCAAACACCCCTAATGTTTCCTTTATTTTCCCACACCTCAGTACTTACCAGCTTTTGGGTTGCAGCAATCCGTTACTGTGACCGCTGTCAAGTTATCAAGCCGGATCGTTGTCATCACTGCTCGGCATGTgacatgtatgtttttatttatcactTCCATTTTCTCTTCCTTATCTGTCAAACTTTGTTGACGTGATATGTAATTGTGTTTAATCTGCTTTGTGATAGGTGCGTGCTGAAGATGGACCACCATTGTCCATGGTATGGAACCAATTCTCACATTTGTAAAAGCACAATATTTATACCACAAACACTCACCGGCtgcagtcacaacattaggtacacctgcatcaGACCTGTCTCAAAACATCAGCCGCTGTTTACTCAGAGATCCTACAAATagctttctgtgtgtagtgtagcTTACTACTTTGACAAGGGATGTCCTGATACAATATCTTCACTTCAGATACCGATGTTGAAGCCTtgcgtattggccgataccgattataATACAATATCAATTGAAATCATGGTACATGCTTTTATAATTCTCTAGTGTGCAatattagaaaaggcttgatcaagtgaaattactcaaataacaatggtaggtatgaaatcACTTACCTAATGACAGGTTTATGCTTTTGAAGTGAATTGTTAATTTGTGTTTTGGCCACACCTataggtcacaataattcattaaattgagGACATGATGtcgtaagttgaatgatgcggagacgtttgttactggatacttaaaTACTCTTcttccttggagactttgtatttataagtaatatacaactaattatttgatacttgtttatattgacaaatgtgctgttttagaatgcaatattgttcaattacggacacttattacgtatgtctagcttgtgtgctgttgtgtgTTTAGCTGTTGTTTAGCTGCAAGCTcctggtagcctatagcctaccatgtttacatttttgtaaatgtcttcactaaaatacaagaaacgaTCAAGCTATGTGTTTATTGGAAGACATtttgatgttaactggctgtccagctttgcacaagtaaacacgctgcagggctgcttgtatcactATATATGCTTATATTAGAGATATAAGACTACCCCTCTTTCTCATGACCAATtattgtaaaatgtgtttttacaaagaaaaaaaactattgaaaacattttattttcgagCTGCTACTGCATGGAACCTCAGCACCCCAAAACAACAGTAATGTGAAAACATATGATACATTTGTCTGATTGACAAACCACTGACATATTTATCTTCATTGTACTTTTAAGTAATGTATTGTAAAtactatattttttacatgtcagtatgtaattttatttttttaaggtgactttaatcatgtgtctagggcaggggtcaccaacctttttgaaaccaagggctacttcttgggtactgattaatgcgaagggctaccagttagatacacacttaaataaattgccagaagtagccaatttgctctatttacctttaactctgttaatattaataattaattatatttatctttgtggaaacactgatcatcttaatgatttctcacaataaatatatatagaaacagataaatataaatatgcaacactttatttttatattttctctaagtgcacatttttcaaattgaacattttcaaatgatcacttctaagacagtcttgtgaaatcacaatatcccattttaactagctagccactaacattttttaacaaatcatgaattactttgcaccatgtttgtacaaataataactcatgtaaaatacaaaagtaaactctcaaatttttaaatcatgtcacactttgaactggacaccaaatctgttatctgtttctttgtcagttagtgggaagcctggcattgcatgctgttaactagtgtgttgtacccTGGTgtataacttgacactgcaactctgagtgagtcttgcagatgtgcatcagtgaggcgtgttctgtgtttgttcttgatgaagttcatgtcagaaaaggctgattcacaaagataagatttgtcctcattgtttgcggaaccttcttaatcttttggacatattttcacagcaatctggccttaagcttaattatgatgaatgtaaaatgttaaggatcggaaatctaaagggaacgtcctttcgaatggaatgcaaagtgactgttttgtggacagatggaccagttaacatacttggtgttgttctcccagagaatctggaagatctaggctcagtaaattatgataatcgactaagaaagctggacaaaagtaggcaattatggaaagggaaatccctaaccttgtatggtaaaatgtctattgccaacttgttaattattcctcaatttatttattagtttttgtcattaccagctccatcacaaaacttttttaagatttatgagcggagggtcttcgattttgtctggaacggcaaaccagaaaagattaaaagaaaggttttgtacaaagagtatgaatatgggggcctgaaacttctcaaccttgaagctatgtgtctgtctttaaaagcatcaattgttctaaagatgtatttaaacattgagtggtacacaaatgtcctgttggacaaaaaacatgtactgtatcaaaagaaattgtatccttttttacaagtgatcccctcccagagagtctgctgggaaacatggcggggttcataaaggaaacaatccactcatagtggtgttttcaattttatgtgccagaaaaaagagacgatattttgcagcagttaatatggatgaactctaatattgtaatagatggaaagcctttcttttggaaaaatatgtttgaaagaggaatcatttttgtcaatgatattatcaatgagaatggtaaaattatgaagtatgatgaatttagagctatgtatggtgatgcttgctcaagcttttcattttatcaactaactggagtaattgggaaaaaatggaaacaaataattaattatggaactactaaattattagtttgtaaacctctaataagaaattctagttggcaaaaaggaactaaaataaatagaaaaatatataatttttatttaataaagaaatctttgaaggctgcctcatacaacacaaatggaaaatgggaggacttttttgactgcccgttgccatgggatgccatattcaaactaatctatatatatatattttttaattttttaatttttattttttttaatttttatttatttatttatttttttagaacaggcccgcgggcaactcatctggtccttacgggcgacctggtgcccgcgggcaccacgttggtgacccctggtctagggcaAAGTGTGGCCTGTGGGCCACTTACGGGTCGCGGCAAATTTTTTTAACGACTAGCCGCACATTCTAAATATACTATTACCAAGAAACACATAAAAAGCCGAAGTACAAACGAGTACAAGTTGAAATGTTGACGCTAGAAACTATGAatgcacaattttttttcaaGCCGATACCCATAATTGTTTaactttgtatatatatttttttttctaaatgttgtTATAACTAGTTTTTGCACACATTTCTCTGCAGCTGACTCTGGGGCAGCTCCTTTGGCAGCAGGCATCTATGTAAACACTGTGGTATTGATGCTGGCTTTTCATGTAGCCTATagatttgatgtgttgaagcgcaaTGTTCTTTCCTTTGTTTGCAGAATATTTGGCACAAATTGCAAGCAAAATGAAAACTGTTGTTTTGCTAACTCTGCcatattgacagaaatgtttattcATATGCATTGTCCCTGTAACAAATAAACTACAAACATGTAAATCTTAAATATCAGTTGAATAACAACTGGTAAATTGGAGTAAAAAAAGGATCATATCTCTTAGCTGCTGGACAATTTGCTAACTTTCTcaacctttgagacacttttccAGCAGGTCTTTGTCAGGGCTGTATGTCTCCACCTTACtgttgtgatgggaagaaaagcTGATTCGCTTTACGAtaatttttttggcatcatttgCTGGTTTACATGTATAATTCCCGGACCCAAAACAGAAGGTGACAGGGTTCATAATCACAGTCTTATATTTGGGTAGGTACAGAGAAGGACTGTAATATATCTGTAGCGTTTGGATGCATAATTTTTCAGGTTGATCTCCTCCAAAAGTGTGCGATTAGACCAGAACGAATCGCTCGATTTGTTGCTAGTCACTTTGTTGAAAAGTATGGTTTGAAGACTTGCTAATTTGGCAATACTAATCCCACATTGTCTTACTGTCTGATAGACCAGGTGCTTATGAGGTGTGTTAAGAAGCAGAGTTATGATGCTATCTACTGTACCAATTTCTAAAAACAAGCTACATTCACATACAAAACCATTATAAAGTGTTTAGAaggtagggcagtggttctcaaacttttttcaccaagtaccaccaaggGAAAACTTGGCTccctaagtaccaccataatgaccaacatttaaatacagtaacaTAGTAGGCTTAAGTGTTCATTAacaacaaggcagatgttttatttacgagtatatttaatatttttggccactgtaacattacacacagtttgaacagtaatactgtataggaatataggaaaataaaacactgtactttaatcaagtgattctcaCTAGATGGAGTACCActtccacagtttgagaatccctgagcTAGGGCGTAACAGGTAGAATCCAATCTTTTTTAGCGGTCCAAATGTATGTTTTGTTTGTGGGCGGCCACAGATAAATGAATGTTTGGCAAACACATGTGGATTTTGAGTATTAACCTTTttacctgtatgatcagtgtcagaccttggtccgcagtaagtcggacccgtttccagtgagggttggactccgccgaggctgccctttgtcacagattctgttcataacttttatggacagaatttctatgcccagtcagggcgttgaggggtttcggtttggtggctgcaggattaggtctctgcttagtgctttttgcagatgatgtggtcctgatggcttcatctggccaggatcttcagctctcactggatcggttcgcagccgagtgtgaagcaactgggatgagaatcagcacctccaagtccgagtccatggttctcgcccggaaaaaggtggagtgccttctctgggttggggaagagatcttgccccaagtggaggagttcaagtacctcagagtcttgttcacgagggaagagtggatcgtgaaatcgacaggcggatcggtgcggagtcttcagtaatgtggacgctgtatcgatccattgtggtgaagaaggagctgagccggaaggcaaagctctctctatttaccggtcgatctaagttcccatcctcacctatggtcatgagcttgtggttatgactgaaaggacaagatcacgggtacaattggccgaaatgagtttcctccgccaggtggcggggctctcccttaaagatagggtgagaagctctgtcatccggaaggagctcaaagtaaagccgctgctccttcacatcgagaggagccagatgaggtggttcgggcatctggtcaggatgccacccgaacgcctccctagggaggtgtttagggcacgtccgaccgataggaggccacggggaagacccaggacacgttgggaagactatgtctcccggctggcctggcaacgcctcaggatcccctgggaggagctggacaaagtggctggggagagggaagtatgggcttccctgcttaggctgctaccaCCGTGacacgacctcggataagcggaaaaaaatggatggatggatggatgggcttcaCTCTGAGATTACCCAACGGACAAATTCTGACTATCTTTTGAAGATTTACATTTGTTGCAGTGGtggaaaaacttaatttttgatCACAGCTCTTGCATTACATCTCATATTTGATTATTTGAAAAGTCAATTGAGTGGATGTGTGTCTGCTTCTGACGCCTGTTAGTGCGAATACATGTTCTAGTATTTGGGCTTTCAGTTAATGCATTGCTGAAGTCTGATAAGTAAGATAGTCTTTTCACTGAATTAGTTTACTTACTTAGTTGTTTCTCCCTGCAGAATGTCCACATGGTTAATAAGGGGGATTTAAGCTGGTGTTGCTGAGGTCCTGTTTGACTTAgtaggtgtgttggtcttctccaggGTGAACAACTGTGTGGGATTCTCCAACTACAAGTTCTTCATCCTCTTCCTGGCCTACTCGCTGCTCTACTGCTTGTTCATCGCAGCCACTGTGCTGCAATATTTCATTAAGTTCTGGACCGTGAGTAATAAATGAATCGGGCCAGATCTGGACCGCTTTGATCTCCATGACGACTCCTGAAGAGTCAGCTGTGCTTGGCACTGAGCCGCCTCTCGGTTACCTCTGTCTCCCTTCACGCCTCACACTCTACCTCTGCTTCCTGTGTGTTACATCCACGTTTTTATCCACGCTTTTACCTCCAGCTCATCCATCACGGCAAtcatcttttttttctctcaaagcaCCCACTTTGGTTTCCCCGCTCGTTTATGGCGCACCCCCTCCTTTCCCGCCTGGTGTTGCTAACAAGTCTTGTTTCTGTTTGTACTAAAGCTATGTCGGAGGAAAGCGGCTGAAAACTGTCCGAAGGTAACCCGGCCATCCTCTCGAGCCTTTTGGCTATGCAGCGCCTCATAGGTGTCAACGTGACGTGCATGCAGTGCTCAGTCTTTTTCCTCCCGTTTCCATTCCACCCGTCATAAATGTCCCAAGTGTAGATGTGTGATTGATGTCTCTCTTGCTGTCCTTCTTGTCCCCCTAGAATGAGCTGCGAGACTCTCAAAGTACTGCCAAATTCCATGTCTTGTTTCTCTTTTTTGTGGCGGCCATGTTCTGCATCAGTATCCTTTCCCTCTTCAGCTACCACCTGTGGCTCGTCGGGAAGAACAGGTCAACCATAGGTAACACCTTTTTTCTCTAAAATGTACACTGTGAATTATTTAATTGTAAATTTACTGCAAATGACTGTCTAATAATtgcattattttcacagtaacatttacagtaatttactggaaaaaaagcATTTACAGCAATTTACTGTAACTGCAAAATTTAGGATTTTACAATTATTTACAACTAAATGCTGTAACTTCACGGTTGTAGTTTTAtagttttttacattaaaattacaactttatgctgaaactttaacattttaattCTATTGTTAATTACTCTCTTTTTAACACTGCCACCTACTGTACAAGAGTGTGCCACGTAGTCTACGGGAACCCCTTTAAGAGACAAGTCACTTAGAATTTACAGAAATTTGTTGTGATGTTACAGAGGActatgattacagtattttacatGTGATACAACAGTTCATAGCTGTGAAATGTAAGGATGTCGtaattttaatttgtaatttctTGTAACGGTAGTACATTttcattacagtattttactgttaaTAAATACAGTGAAATCCTGGTAAAGTTTTTACAGTGTACCGGTTATTATTCATGACAGTAGTGACCTGAATATAAGAAATGTTGTCTTCTACTTAGGGTCTTGAGATTTTACATGCAGCCAATAGATATTGGCAAATGACTCTTCCGAAGCGAATCAGAGCTTTGCTTCCTGTGATTCACATACCAGCGACCAGTGtttgtcttatatttgggtcacTACTGCATTCTGTGTTTACTAAACAACTTACATACAGTCGAATCTCGATTAATTAGTTCGGAaacagaaaagtttgtatattgaagcaaatttcttcAAAAGGAAAAATTTAAACAGAAATAATGGGTTCTAacttcgacaaaagtccatattttagtaaaactttGTACACTCTGAACACTATTTAAAAAcctatacagtactgtgtattaaACAAACATAACTCTGGGTtggtggatcaactttctatttatccatccatccatccatccatccatccatcttccgcttatccgaggtcgggtcgcgagggcagcagcctaagcagggaaacccagacttccctctccccagccacttcgtccagctcttcccgggggatcccgaggcgttcccaggccagccgggagacatagtcttcccaacgtgtcctgggtcttccccgtggcctcctaccggtcggacgtgccctaaacacctccctagggaggcgttcgggtggcatcctgaccagatgcccgaaccacctcatctggctcctctcgatgtgaaggagcagcggctttactttgagctccccccggattgcagagcttctcaccctatctctaagggagagccccgccacccggcggaggaaactcatttcggccgcttgtacccgtgatcttgtcctttcggtcataacccaaagctcatgaccataggtgaggatcggaacgtagatcgaccggtaaattgagagctttgccttccggctcagctccttcttcaccacaacggatcgatacagcgtccgcattactgaagacgccgcaccgatccgcctgtcgatctcacgatccactcttccctcactcgtgaacaagactcagaggtacttgaactcctccacttggggcagggtctcctccgcaacccggagatggcactccacccttttccgggcgagaaccatggactcggacttggaggtgctgattctcatcccagtcgcttcacactcagctgcgaaccgatccagtgagagctgaagatcctggccagatgaagccatcaggaccacatcatctgcaaaaagcagagacctaatcctgcagccaccaaaccagatcccctcaacgccttgactgcgcctagaaattctgtccataaaagttatgaacagaatcggtgacaaagggcagccttggcggagtccaaccctcactggaaacgtgtccgacttactgccggaaatgcggaccaaactctggcactgatcatacagggagcggaccgccacaatcagacagtccgataccccatactctctgagcactccccacaggactt
It includes:
- the LOC133629959 gene encoding palmitoyltransferase ZDHHC20-B-like isoform X2, which translates into the protein MAPTHVLRCCQRGLAWIPVIFIALVICWSYYAYVVELCVFTIPSIGEKVVYLIFFHLSFVLFVWSYWKTIFSKPANPSKEFCLPKNEKERYEKEERPESQQEILWRAATILPLYTRTGAGAIRYCDRCQVIKPDRCHHCSACDMCVLKMDHHCPWVNNCVGFSNYKFFILFLAYSLLYCLFIAATVLQYFIKFWTNELRDSQSTAKFHVLFLFFVAAMFCISILSLFSYHLWLVGKNRSTIEAFRAPVFRTGSDKNGFSLGFRKNIAQVFGDQKKYWPLPVFTSQGDGLTFPTRLVNADVEQPTVTLHPEPNKSAVEVIVSPLSESQNRLLCNEQHADSEGNQVANSALKSAASECHVVSMESES
- the LOC133629959 gene encoding palmitoyltransferase ZDHHC20-B-like isoform X1 → MAPTHVLRCCQRGLAWIPVIFIALVICWSYYAYVVELCVFTIPSIGEKVVYLIFFHLSFVLFVWSYWKTIFSKPANPSKEFCLPKNEKERYEKEERPESQQEILWRAATILPLYTRTGAGAIRYCDRCQVIKPDRCHHCSACDMCVLKMDHHCPWVNNCVGFSNYKFFILFLAYSLLYCLFIAATVLQYFIKFWTLCRRKAAENCPKNELRDSQSTAKFHVLFLFFVAAMFCISILSLFSYHLWLVGKNRSTIEAFRAPVFRTGSDKNGFSLGFRKNIAQVFGDQKKYWPLPVFTSQGDGLTFPTRLVNADVEQPTVTLHPEPNKSAVEVIVSPLSESQNRLLCNEQHADSEGNQVANSALKSAASECHVVSMESES